The following proteins are co-located in the Candidatus Competibacteraceae bacterium genome:
- a CDS encoding insulinase family protein: MSRSRTLIAAFWLSVTPAAFAAAPVHEFTLDNGLKILVREDHRAPVVVSQVWYKVGSSYEPSDLTGISHLLEHLMFKGTPTVPGSEFSRLIAANGGDENAFTSRDYTAYFQTLEKERLALSFRLEADRMRHLLLKPEDVSKEAQVVTEERRLRTEDQPESLTSERFYAAAYLTSPYRNPIIGWMQDIQALSLNDLKRWYQQWYAPNNATLVVVGDVDPAQVRDLAQKHFGPLPPSELTPPKPAAELPQLGERRIVVKTPAEVPYVLLGYKAPTLKTAAEEWEPYALDVLEGILDGGNSGRISRNLVRGSQIAAAAGSGYNPTSRLEELFLLAGNPAPGHSTTELEHALRAEVTKLREEPVSPEELARVIAQATAADVYQQDSLFYQGMRLGMLETVGLGWNKLDDYVQRLQAVTPEQVREVARKYLTDDRLTVATLEPLPLDGRRLAAPSAGMDHTLR; the protein is encoded by the coding sequence ATGTCGCGCAGTCGAACCCTCATCGCAGCCTTCTGGCTGTCCGTGACCCCCGCCGCCTTCGCGGCCGCGCCGGTCCACGAATTCACCCTGGACAACGGTCTGAAAATCCTGGTGCGCGAGGATCACCGCGCGCCGGTGGTGGTCTCGCAGGTCTGGTACAAGGTCGGCTCCAGCTATGAACCCAGCGATCTGACCGGCATCTCCCACCTGCTGGAACACCTGATGTTCAAGGGCACCCCAACGGTGCCGGGCAGCGAATTCTCCCGCCTGATCGCCGCCAACGGTGGCGACGAGAACGCCTTCACCAGCCGCGACTACACCGCCTATTTCCAGACCCTGGAAAAGGAACGCCTGGCACTCAGCTTCCGGCTGGAAGCCGACCGGATGCGCCACCTGCTGCTCAAGCCGGAGGACGTCAGCAAGGAAGCCCAAGTGGTAACCGAGGAACGCCGCTTGCGCACCGAAGACCAGCCCGAGTCGCTGACCAGCGAGCGGTTTTACGCCGCCGCCTACCTCACCAGCCCCTACCGCAACCCGATCATCGGCTGGATGCAGGACATCCAGGCCCTTTCCCTGAACGATCTCAAGCGCTGGTACCAGCAATGGTATGCCCCGAACAACGCCACTCTGGTGGTAGTCGGCGACGTGGACCCGGCCCAGGTCCGTGATCTGGCCCAGAAGCACTTCGGGCCGTTGCCGCCCAGCGAACTGACTCCGCCCAAGCCAGCGGCGGAACTACCGCAACTGGGCGAGCGCCGGATCGTGGTGAAAACCCCGGCGGAAGTACCTTACGTCCTGCTCGGCTACAAGGCCCCGACCCTAAAAACCGCCGCTGAAGAGTGGGAGCCTTACGCTCTGGACGTGCTGGAGGGTATTCTCGACGGCGGCAACAGTGGCCGGATCAGCCGCAATCTGGTGCGCGGCTCCCAGATCGCCGCCGCCGCCGGCTCTGGCTACAACCCGACCTCGCGGCTGGAAGAACTGTTTCTGCTGGCTGGAAACCCCGCACCGGGCCACAGCACTACCGAACTGGAACACGCCCTGCGCGCCGAAGTAACCAAACTGCGCGAGGAGCCGGTCAGCCCCGAGGAACTGGCGCGGGTGATCGCTCAGGCGACCGCCGCCGATGTCTACCAGCAGGATTCGCTGTTCTACCAGGGGATGCGGCTGGGTATGCTGGAAACGGTTGGCTTGGGCTGGAACAAACTCGATGACTATGTGCAACGCCTCCAGGCCGTCACCCCGGAACAAGTGCGCGAGGTCGCCCGCAAGTACCTGACCGACGACCGGTTGACCGTGGCCACGCTGGAACCGCTGCCGCTGGATGGCCGCCGTCTGGCCGCGCCCAGTGCCGGGATGGATCATACCCTTCGCTAA
- a CDS encoding DUF4388 domain-containing protein: MAKTQFPHFARYVDEELQTLCREKRTGTLFIAFANNWLAQIGLNNGEIIDLTFQSKHGQEALELLRGFDAQIRISRFAEGPPPIQRAALPPTDLILEQLKVAPGSSGKAAEPVSGQELSDRVKSVLEQELMEFIGPMAAILCEEAWESAMDLDTALTILCRELTGAGQVTRFRQNVLKRLSLA; the protein is encoded by the coding sequence ATGGCCAAAACACAATTTCCCCATTTCGCCAGATACGTGGATGAAGAACTCCAGACGCTGTGCCGGGAAAAGCGCACCGGTACGCTCTTTATCGCTTTCGCCAATAATTGGTTGGCCCAAATTGGCTTGAACAACGGCGAGATCATTGACCTGACCTTCCAGAGCAAGCATGGACAAGAAGCCTTGGAACTGTTGCGGGGATTTGATGCCCAGATCCGCATTTCGCGTTTTGCCGAAGGACCGCCACCCATTCAGCGAGCGGCGTTGCCACCCACCGATCTCATCCTGGAACAGCTCAAGGTTGCGCCTGGTTCGTCTGGAAAAGCGGCTGAACCGGTTAGCGGCCAAGAACTGAGCGATCGGGTCAAATCCGTGCTGGAGCAGGAGTTGATGGAGTTTATCGGCCCCATGGCCGCGATTCTCTGCGAGGAAGCCTGGGAGTCGGCGATGGATTTGGATACGGCGTTGACGATTTTATGTCGAGAACTGACCGGCGCCGGACAAGTAACCCGTTTCCGTCAGAATGTCCTCAAACGGTTGTCGTTGGCGTAA
- a CDS encoding HAMP domain-containing protein translates to MVMTEDKSGFSLKIFHKILLTMIVVALIPLGGLLYVSGHQLERDWRENTNLSLKLTANDLVGRVNGWTDMNLRALRENAALPELVSMDATRQKPVLKAIQDTYEWAYLVFTVGRDGQNVGRSDNNPLQYYGDRDYFKQVSAGQPIGQQVVIGKTSQKPALILASPIRTAAGSTVGALAMAMQLTDVSQVVTRTRIGTTGFAILVDQNNKAIAHGRPEQVAEALQDLSAHPALKSPESAQAPIIYQEAGQSVVAYTQKINLGWTLIIQQDYDDAFAPLLEARQRALFLIAGALVLVIVVAYLLSRQLASPISELTAVAENISRGNFDRKIVGTERRDEIGALARAIERMAASIKLAFERLRKKP, encoded by the coding sequence ATGGTTATGACGGAAGATAAATCCGGGTTCTCGCTGAAAATCTTTCACAAGATTCTACTGACGATGATTGTGGTGGCACTGATTCCGCTCGGCGGTTTGCTTTATGTCAGTGGGCACCAGCTCGAACGGGACTGGCGCGAAAATACCAATTTGAGCTTGAAGCTGACCGCCAACGACCTGGTCGGCAGGGTGAACGGATGGACGGACATGAACCTGCGTGCCCTGCGCGAAAACGCCGCGTTACCCGAACTCGTTTCCATGGATGCAACGCGGCAGAAACCGGTTCTGAAAGCCATTCAGGATACCTACGAGTGGGCCTATCTGGTTTTTACCGTTGGGCGTGACGGCCAAAACGTCGGGCGCAGCGACAATAATCCGTTGCAGTACTACGGTGATCGCGATTATTTCAAGCAGGTATCGGCGGGCCAGCCGATCGGTCAGCAAGTGGTGATCGGGAAAACCTCCCAGAAGCCGGCCTTGATTCTGGCTAGCCCGATTCGGACCGCCGCTGGTTCGACCGTGGGAGCCTTGGCCATGGCCATGCAGTTGACGGATGTTTCCCAAGTAGTGACCCGCACCAGGATCGGCACGACTGGATTCGCGATTTTGGTCGACCAAAACAACAAGGCGATCGCCCACGGCAGGCCGGAGCAGGTCGCCGAAGCCTTGCAGGATCTGAGCGCGCATCCGGCGCTAAAATCGCCGGAATCGGCCCAAGCCCCGATCATCTACCAGGAAGCGGGCCAGAGTGTGGTCGCCTATACCCAGAAAATCAATCTGGGCTGGACGCTGATCATCCAGCAGGACTACGACGACGCCTTCGCGCCATTGCTGGAGGCGCGGCAACGGGCATTGTTCCTGATCGCGGGCGCGCTGGTGTTGGTGATCGTCGTGGCCTATTTGCTGTCGCGGCAACTGGCGAGCCCGATTTCGGAACTGACGGCCGTCGCCGAAAACATCAGCCGCGGCAACTTCGACCGGAAAATCGTCGGCACCGAACGCCGCGATGAAATCGGCGCCCTGGCCCGCGCCATCGAGCGGATGGCGGCCAGCATCAAACTGGCTTTCGAGCGGTTGCGCAAGAAGCCCTAA
- a CDS encoding IS4 family transposase: protein MLHHHFHWNRARISCIVYLIIGIIQMGTVNLAKIAVTFPGRAQPASHYKRLQRLFCQFSLDLNQVARFIASLIPVLQFKLTLDRTNWKYGDVNINYLVLGVVYRGSAFPILWVALDKKGNSNTQERIALMNRFLTIFGPQMIACLFADREFIGIQWFGYLIENQIKFVIRIKKNTQISNSRGVPVSAENLFRGLPRGSALVLSGQRTVWGHSLYVIGLKMANGEFVILATQEQPETALENYKERWPIETLFICLKTRGFDLESTHITDPQRLEKWMAFLAIAFSWAHIIGEWRHEIKPIKIKKHGRPTQSLFRYGLDYLRSCLFHHQESARQYAFHQALESLFKRLGSSPQNRCFLPLTNTPPGRILT from the coding sequence ATGCTTCATCATCATTTTCACTGGAACCGAGCGCGTATCTCTTGCATCGTCTATTTAATTATCGGAATCATCCAGATGGGAACGGTCAATCTCGCAAAGATTGCTGTCACCTTTCCTGGGCGTGCGCAACCGGCCTCTCATTACAAACGCCTTCAACGACTTTTTTGTCAATTTTCTCTAGATCTGAATCAAGTCGCCCGGTTCATTGCCAGTCTCATTCCTGTGCTTCAGTTCAAATTGACACTCGATAGAACCAATTGGAAATATGGTGATGTCAATATCAATTACCTTGTTTTAGGAGTCGTCTATCGCGGATCTGCTTTTCCTATACTATGGGTTGCTTTAGATAAAAAAGGCAACTCAAATACCCAAGAAAGAATAGCATTAATGAATCGATTCCTTACGATTTTCGGCCCGCAAATGATCGCCTGCTTGTTTGCGGATCGCGAGTTTATTGGGATTCAATGGTTTGGTTATCTTATTGAAAATCAAATTAAATTCGTAATACGCATCAAAAAGAATACGCAAATCTCTAACTCCCGAGGGGTCCCCGTCTCCGCCGAAAATCTTTTTCGAGGCCTACCCCGTGGCAGCGCTCTGGTTTTATCGGGCCAACGAACCGTGTGGGGGCACTCTCTTTATGTGATTGGTCTGAAAATGGCCAACGGTGAATTCGTTATTCTCGCAACGCAAGAACAACCGGAAACCGCGTTGGAAAATTATAAGGAACGCTGGCCGATCGAAACGCTTTTCATTTGCTTAAAAACTCGGGGATTCGATCTGGAATCCACCCATATAACTGACCCCCAGCGACTTGAAAAATGGATGGCTTTTCTCGCTATTGCATTTAGTTGGGCGCATATTATTGGTGAATGGCGCCATGAAATTAAACCGATCAAGATCAAAAAACATGGCCGTCCCACCCAAAGTCTTTTTCGCTATGGATTAGATTATTTGAGAAGTTGTTTATTTCATCACCAAGAATCCGCCCGGCAATACGCTTTTCATCAGGCACTGGAGTCGCTCTTTAAACGGTTGGGATCGAGCCCTCAAAATCGCTGTTTTCTACCTCTAACCAATACGCCACCCGGCAGAATTTTAACGTAA
- a CDS encoding sigma 54-interacting transcriptional regulator — protein MSSSLPSSNGTEIIVASAQSRLRVKFEAIELRVIAGPDAGLETSLGLPTVCMGSALDNDIVLSDRAVSRRHAEIRMTPNGLMLRDLNSTNGTFINDVRITEAYIPPNAECRLGYSRLLIRQHTEERKVAVSRQDRLGELVGASERMRELYGMIQAVAATPTTVHLHGESGSGKELVARTLHALSGRTGPLVVFDASVTEPEMVRNDLFGHIKGAFTGATGSREGAFRQAHTGTLFIDEIGELPLDLQPRLLRVLESREVTPIGSDKSARVDVRVITATHRDLTAMVRTGAFRADLFYRLSVVPIELPALREVREDIPQITRHLCKQLQLNCQLSATAMAALQDYSWPGNVRELRNVLERAAVMCGEREIGPADLRLPRETTAQAAPVAPDPFPVRAEPISAPPQPSAADARAHLKEMERQMILDAMGRNKNNKAAVARELNIPLSTLKRRLKDYQFDDDE, from the coding sequence ATGTCCTCATCCCTTCCGTCCAGCAATGGCACCGAGATCATCGTCGCCTCCGCCCAGTCTCGGCTGCGGGTCAAGTTTGAGGCGATCGAACTGCGTGTAATCGCCGGCCCGGACGCCGGCCTGGAAACCAGTCTCGGCCTGCCGACGGTATGCATGGGTTCCGCGCTGGACAACGATATCGTGCTGAGCGACCGCGCGGTTTCTCGTCGGCACGCGGAAATCCGCATGACGCCGAACGGGTTGATGTTGCGCGACCTCAATTCCACCAACGGCACGTTCATCAACGACGTACGCATCACCGAAGCCTACATCCCCCCGAACGCCGAATGCCGGCTTGGTTACTCCCGGCTGTTGATCCGCCAGCACACCGAGGAACGCAAGGTGGCGGTATCGCGCCAGGACCGATTGGGCGAACTGGTGGGCGCAAGCGAGCGGATGCGGGAGCTGTACGGCATGATCCAAGCCGTGGCCGCCACGCCGACCACCGTGCATTTGCACGGCGAGTCGGGTTCTGGCAAGGAATTGGTGGCCCGTACCCTGCATGCCCTGTCGGGCCGCACCGGGCCACTGGTGGTATTCGACGCCTCGGTGACCGAACCCGAGATGGTGCGCAACGACCTGTTCGGTCATATCAAGGGCGCATTCACCGGCGCCACCGGTTCGCGCGAGGGCGCGTTCCGCCAGGCCCACACCGGTACCTTGTTCATCGACGAAATCGGCGAGCTGCCACTGGATTTGCAGCCGCGGCTGCTTCGAGTGCTGGAAAGCCGCGAGGTCACGCCGATCGGGTCCGATAAATCCGCCCGGGTGGATGTGCGCGTCATCACCGCTACCCACCGTGACCTGACGGCCATGGTCCGTACCGGCGCCTTCCGCGCCGATCTGTTCTATCGCCTGTCGGTGGTGCCGATCGAGCTACCCGCGCTGCGGGAGGTCCGCGAGGACATTCCGCAGATCACCCGCCATCTGTGCAAGCAGTTGCAGTTGAACTGCCAGCTTTCGGCGACGGCCATGGCGGCGCTACAGGACTACTCATGGCCGGGCAATGTGCGGGAACTGCGCAATGTGCTGGAGCGGGCGGCGGTGATGTGCGGCGAGCGGGAGATCGGCCCGGCGGATCTGCGGTTGCCGCGCGAGACAACGGCGCAAGCGGCGCCCGTCGCCCCCGACCCCTTTCCAGTCCGGGCCGAGCCGATCTCCGCCCCGCCGCAGCCGAGTGCGGCCGATGCTCGCGCCCACCTCAAGGAAATGGAACGGCAGATGATTCTGGACGCCATGGGACGCAACAAAAACAACAAGGCGGCGGTCGCCCGCGAGTTGAACATTCCGCTGTCCACGCTGAAGCGTCGCCTCAAGGATTACCAGTTCGACGACGACGAATGA
- a CDS encoding ATP-binding protein, with protein MRFFNTAGPIRLAKHYALPPLSRFDLTEILALIEQEKYFVLHAPRQSGKTSCLLALMEYLNRQGKYRCVYVNAEIAHIAPEDVRRNIRTLMDEIVASARDYLRDGYPESIAMELLRHYGEERVLGEMLGRWAAHSPLPLVLLVDEIDALKGNTLISILRQLRTGHAKRPRLFPQSVILCGVRDVRHYRIHSDREKGFITGGSVFNFKAESLRLDNLSSDEVTALYRQHTEDTGQDFAADALARVWELTRGQPWLVNALGYEMCFATKSGRDRQCAITMEQVEAAKKNLLQGRRKPHFDHLADKLWRDEIRRVLEPLLTGADLAMSFRTDDLASARDLGLIQQNPDGGIEIASPFYQELIFRWLCWPLQSGMSHRLETYLRPDGCLDVPTLLDAFQAFFREYSENWIAEIRYQRAGPLIMLQAFLRRVVDIDGQIEQECGLGRWCTDMLLLWPHAGGCQRTVIEARMLHGDLERTLATGLAQTCAYLDRRKAEQGYLVIFDRVSGKPWEERLFRREIAAWGRTVTVWGM; from the coding sequence ATGCGCTTTTTCAACACAGCAGGTCCGATCAGACTGGCCAAACATTACGCGTTGCCACCACTGTCCCGTTTTGATTTAACGGAAATTCTGGCGCTGATCGAGCAGGAAAAGTATTTCGTGCTACACGCGCCCCGGCAGAGCGGCAAGACTTCCTGCCTGCTGGCATTGATGGAATATCTGAACCGGCAGGGCAAGTATCGCTGCGTGTACGTCAACGCGGAAATTGCCCACATTGCGCCCGAGGATGTCCGCCGCAACATCCGCACCCTGATGGACGAGATCGTCGCCAGTGCGCGGGATTACCTGCGGGACGGCTATCCCGAATCGATAGCCATGGAGCTGCTGAGGCATTACGGCGAGGAGCGGGTTCTGGGAGAGATGCTCGGCCGCTGGGCGGCGCACAGCCCCCTGCCGCTGGTGCTGTTGGTCGATGAGATCGATGCATTGAAGGGCAATACGCTAATCTCGATTCTGAGGCAGTTACGGACCGGACACGCCAAGCGTCCGCGCCTGTTTCCGCAAAGCGTGATTCTGTGCGGGGTTAGGGATGTGCGTCATTACCGCATCCATTCCGACCGGGAGAAGGGTTTCATCACCGGCGGGAGCGTGTTCAATTTTAAGGCGGAATCGTTGCGACTGGACAATTTATCGTCGGATGAGGTCACCGCGCTGTACCGCCAGCACACCGAAGACACCGGCCAGGATTTCGCCGCGGACGCGCTGGCGCGGGTTTGGGAACTGACCCGTGGGCAGCCGTGGCTGGTCAATGCGCTGGGCTACGAGATGTGCTTCGCCACCAAATCGGGCCGGGACCGACAGTGCGCGATCACGATGGAACAGGTGGAAGCCGCCAAAAAGAATCTGTTGCAGGGGCGGAGAAAACCGCATTTCGACCACCTGGCTGACAAGCTCTGGCGCGACGAAATCCGGCGGGTGCTCGAGCCGCTGCTAACCGGCGCGGATCTGGCCATGAGCTTTCGCACCGACGATCTTGCCAGCGCGCGGGACCTGGGATTGATCCAGCAAAATCCGGATGGCGGCATCGAGATCGCCAGTCCCTTTTATCAGGAACTGATCTTTCGCTGGTTGTGCTGGCCGCTTCAGTCCGGGATGAGCCACAGGCTGGAAACCTATCTCCGGCCCGACGGTTGTTTGGATGTGCCCACCCTGCTGGACGCTTTCCAGGCGTTTTTTCGGGAGTACTCCGAAAACTGGATCGCAGAGATTCGCTACCAGAGGGCCGGTCCTCTGATAATGCTGCAGGCCTTTCTGCGGCGGGTGGTCGATATCGACGGCCAGATCGAGCAGGAGTGTGGGCTGGGACGCTGGTGCACCGATATGCTGCTGCTCTGGCCGCATGCGGGCGGCTGCCAGCGGACGGTGATCGAGGCCCGCATGCTGCACGGCGACCTCGAACGGACGCTGGCAACCGGCTTGGCGCAGACCTGCGCCTACCTCGATCGCCGCAAGGCGGAACAGGGGTATCTGGTGATTTTCGACCGTGTGTCCGGCAAGCCGTGGGAGGAGCGGTTGTTCCGCCGGGAAATCGCCGCATGGGGACGAACGGTTACGGTGTGGGGGATGTAG
- the queG gene encoding tRNA epoxyqueuosine(34) reductase QueG, with product MTVAPDDAQLAELATAIKAWGRELGFQQIGITGIELGAPEARLLDWLAEGFHGEMEYMARHGLKRGRPAELVPGTVRVIAARMDYLPPAAAAPQQVLNQPELGYVSRYALGRDYHKVLRQRLQRLAERIAAAIGPFGYRVFSDSAPVLEKALAEKAGLGWIGKHSNLLDRRAGSWFFLGEIYVDLPLPVDRPARAHCGRCTACLAICPTQAIVAPYRVDARRCISYHTIELHGPIPLEFRRAIGNRIYGCDDCQWVCPWNRFAQPSVEPDFRTRHGLDAPGLIALFGWDEAEFLRRTEGSAIRRIGHERWLRNIAVALGNAPHSAAAVAALRGRMMHPSALVREHVAWALAEQGSKSATPNRK from the coding sequence ATGACCGTTGCCCCAGACGATGCCCAACTTGCCGAACTGGCCACCGCCATCAAGGCGTGGGGGCGCGAACTCGGTTTCCAGCAGATCGGCATCACCGGTATCGAGCTGGGCGCGCCCGAGGCGCGGCTGCTCGACTGGCTGGCCGAAGGCTTTCACGGCGAGATGGAGTATATGGCCCGGCACGGGCTCAAGCGCGGCCGACCAGCGGAATTGGTGCCGGGCACGGTGCGGGTGATCGCGGCGCGGATGGATTATCTACCGCCGGCCGCCGCCGCGCCCCAGCAGGTGTTAAACCAGCCCGAACTCGGCTATGTGTCGCGCTACGCCCTGGGCCGGGATTATCACAAGGTCTTGCGACAGCGCCTGCAACGGCTGGCCGAACGCATCGCCGCCGCCATCGGCCCGTTCGGTTATCGGGTGTTTAGCGACAGCGCTCCGGTGCTGGAGAAAGCGCTGGCGGAGAAGGCTGGGCTGGGCTGGATCGGCAAACACAGTAACCTGCTGGACCGCCGCGCCGGTTCGTGGTTTTTTCTCGGCGAGATTTACGTGGATTTGCCGCTGCCGGTGGATCGACCGGCCCGCGCGCACTGTGGCCGTTGCACCGCCTGCCTGGCTATTTGTCCGACCCAGGCCATCGTCGCGCCGTACCGGGTGGACGCCCGTCGCTGTATTTCCTACCACACCATCGAACTGCATGGACCGATTCCGCTGGAATTTCGCCGCGCCATCGGCAACCGTATTTACGGTTGCGACGACTGCCAGTGGGTCTGCCCGTGGAATCGCTTCGCCCAACCGAGCGTCGAACCGGACTTTCGCACCCGGCATGGGCTGGACGCGCCGGGGTTGATCGCACTGTTCGGCTGGGACGAGGCGGAATTCCTGCGCCGCACCGAGGGCAGCGCCATCCGCCGGATCGGCCACGAACGCTGGCTGCGCAACATCGCCGTGGCTTTGGGTAACGCGCCACATTCGGCGGCGGCGGTGGCCGCCTTGCGGGGCCGGATGATGCATCCGTCGGCGCTGGTGCGGGAGCATGTCGCCTGGGCGCTGGCGGAACAGGGGAGTAAATCAGCCACGCCAAACAGGAAGTGA
- a CDS encoding NAD(P)H-hydrate dehydratase — protein sequence MRELPVELYRAAQVRELDRIAIAERGIPGYTLMGRAGEAAFQLLGQRWPKARRIVVVCGGGNNGGDGYVVARLARQAGIDARVLTVADPATLRGDAQTAWRDARAAEIVIVPFNTAELHDVDLIVDAILGTGLERAVSGLWREAIEAMNANPADILALDIPSGLHADTGAILGAAVHATATLTFIGLKQGLFTGQGPACCGDIGFADLAVPPDIYPALHPACWRYGGEDLPALLPRRSRSAHKGHFGHVLVVGGELGMAGAARMAAEAAARCGAGLTSIATRAAHAGLQAAARPELMFHGVETPAELVPLLDRATVVAIGPGLGRAVWGRTLLHAVLASDKPLVVDADALNLLAAEPVFRDHWVLTPHPGEAARLLKMTPAEVEADRFTAVEELALRFGGVTVLKGAGSLIASKADGLVALCAAGNPGMASGGMGDVLTGVIAALLAQGLSPFAAARAGVYLHGRAGDLAARAGGERGLLATDLLPCLRQLVNA from the coding sequence ATGCGTGAACTGCCCGTCGAACTGTATCGCGCCGCGCAGGTGCGAGAACTGGATCGCATCGCCATCGCGGAGCGCGGCATTCCCGGTTATACCCTGATGGGTCGGGCCGGTGAAGCGGCATTCCAACTGTTGGGCCAGCGCTGGCCGAAAGCACGGCGGATTGTGGTGGTCTGCGGTGGCGGCAACAACGGCGGCGATGGCTACGTGGTGGCACGGTTGGCCCGTCAGGCCGGGATCGACGCCCGCGTGCTGACGGTTGCCGACCCGGCCACCCTGCGCGGCGACGCGCAAACCGCCTGGCGGGATGCCCGCGCCGCCGAGATCGTGATCGTGCCGTTCAATACCGCCGAATTGCATGATGTCGATCTTATCGTCGATGCCATTCTCGGCACCGGCCTGGAACGGGCGGTCAGCGGCCTCTGGCGGGAAGCCATTGAGGCGATGAACGCCAACCCCGCCGATATCCTGGCGCTTGATATTCCTTCCGGCCTGCACGCCGACACCGGCGCGATCCTGGGCGCGGCGGTCCACGCGACGGCCACTCTGACCTTCATCGGCCTCAAGCAGGGTCTGTTCACTGGACAGGGACCGGCCTGTTGCGGCGATATCGGCTTCGCGGATCTCGCCGTGCCACCGGATATCTACCCGGCACTGCACCCCGCCTGTTGGCGCTATGGCGGCGAGGATTTGCCGGCGCTGCTGCCACGCCGCTCGCGCAGCGCTCACAAGGGACACTTCGGTCATGTGCTGGTGGTCGGCGGCGAGCTGGGGATGGCGGGCGCGGCGCGGATGGCGGCCGAAGCCGCCGCCCGCTGCGGCGCGGGGCTGACCAGCATCGCCACCCGGGCCGCCCACGCCGGTTTGCAGGCGGCGGCCCGGCCGGAACTGATGTTTCACGGCGTCGAAACGCCGGCCGAATTGGTTCCGCTGCTGGACCGGGCGACGGTGGTTGCCATCGGGCCGGGACTGGGTCGCGCCGTCTGGGGCCGGACCCTGCTGCACGCCGTCCTCGCCAGCGACAAACCGCTGGTGGTGGACGCCGACGCGCTGAACCTGCTGGCCGCCGAGCCGGTTTTTCGCGACCACTGGGTTTTGACGCCGCATCCCGGCGAAGCCGCCCGGTTGCTGAAGATGACCCCGGCCGAGGTCGAAGCCGACCGCTTCACCGCCGTCGAGGAACTGGCGTTGCGCTTCGGTGGCGTGACGGTGCTCAAGGGAGCCGGTTCGCTGATCGCCAGCAAGGCGGATGGGCTGGTGGCGCTCTGCGCGGCGGGCAATCCGGGCATGGCCAGCGGTGGCATGGGCGACGTATTGACCGGGGTGATCGCCGCGCTGCTGGCGCAGGGACTGTCGCCGTTCGCGGCGGCCAGGGCCGGCGTCTATCTGCACGGGCGGGCCGGCGATCTGGCGGCGCGAGCGGGCGGCGAGCGGGGCCTGTTGGCGACCGATCTGCTACCCTGTTTGCGGCAACTGGTGAATGCCTAA
- the tsaE gene encoding tRNA (adenosine(37)-N6)-threonylcarbamoyltransferase complex ATPase subunit type 1 TsaE has translation MFEHYLDSAAATEALGARLAGGLTPGCVLTLSGDLGAGKTTLVRGLLRALGHRGTVKSPTFTLVEPYQLAGWRLFHWDLYRLADPEELEYLGLRDQIDGEAVLLVEWPEHGPGELPPADLEIALTYAGEGRACRLEPRSPPGQALLAGLVNISL, from the coding sequence ATGTTCGAACACTATCTCGATTCCGCCGCCGCCACCGAAGCGCTGGGGGCGCGGCTGGCCGGCGGGCTGACGCCCGGCTGCGTTCTCACCCTAAGTGGCGACCTGGGCGCCGGCAAGACCACGCTGGTGCGGGGTCTGCTGCGCGCCCTCGGCCATCGTGGTACGGTGAAAAGCCCCACCTTCACACTGGTGGAACCTTATCAGTTGGCTGGCTGGCGGCTGTTTCACTGGGATCTGTACCGGCTGGCCGATCCCGAGGAGTTGGAGTATCTGGGCTTGCGCGATCAGATCGACGGCGAGGCGGTGCTGCTGGTCGAGTGGCCGGAACACGGCCCCGGCGAACTGCCGCCGGCCGACCTGGAAATCGCTCTCACTTACGCCGGCGAAGGCCGCGCCTGCCGCTTGGAACCCCGCTCCCCGCCCGGCCAGGCCCTGCTGGCGGGTTTAGTCAACATCAGCTTATGA
- a CDS encoding Uma2 family endonuclease, with amino-acid sequence MSAVMEKATYSDELYTQLEALPENLTGEIINSRLYTQPRPTNPHALAGSGLGMDIGSAYHRGRGGPGGWWILDEPEIHFIRDTEVLVPDLAGWQRERMPRLPRDHRIEVVPDWVCEILSPSTARKDRVVKMPVYARHGTPYLWLVDPLAHTLEAFALHEGRWTVIGLFQEQDAVSVEPFIEIAQELGALWADLEES; translated from the coding sequence ATGTCCGCCGTGATGGAAAAAGCGACGTATTCCGATGAGTTGTATACCCAACTGGAAGCCTTGCCGGAAAACCTGACCGGCGAAATCATCAATAGCCGGCTGTATACCCAACCGCGCCCGACCAATCCACATGCATTAGCCGGTTCGGGCTTGGGAATGGATATTGGCTCCGCCTATCATCGGGGGCGTGGTGGACCGGGGGGATGGTGGATTTTGGACGAGCCGGAAATCCATTTCATCCGTGACACCGAGGTGCTGGTTCCCGATCTCGCTGGATGGCAACGAGAGCGGATGCCGCGCTTGCCCCGCGATCATCGGATCGAAGTCGTGCCGGATTGGGTCTGCGAAATCTTATCCCCGTCCACGGCTCGCAAGGACCGGGTGGTCAAGATGCCGGTGTACGCCCGCCACGGCACGCCGTACCTCTGGCTGGTGGACCCGCTGGCTCATACCCTGGAAGCGTTTGCCCTGCATGAAGGACGCTGGACGGTGATCGGGCTGTTTCAGGAACAGGATGCCGTCAGTGTCGAGCCATTTATCGAGATTGCCCAGGAACTGGGCGCGCTGTGGGCAGACCTGGAAGAGTCATAA